The DNA window TTGTGGTCCAGATCGCCACACCCAAACTTGAACCATAATCTCCCAAAACCTCCTGCGCCGTATCACTCAATTCGGTGATGGGGAAAGACACATAAATACTTTGCGAGGTATGACCTTCAGGATATTCGAGTTCGGCTTCAGCAAGGGCAGTTTGGGAACTGGGACTCCAGTGAACAGGCTTCAGACCACGATAAATATAACCTTTGAGCGCCATTGCACCGAACACTTCAATTTGTGCCGCTTCATAGTCGGGAGTCAGCGTGAGATAAGGATTTTCCCAATCACCCCAAACACCATAGCGCTTAAAACTTTCAGCCTGTTTTTTCTGGGTTTTGAGGGCGAAATCACGGGCTTTATAGCGGAGTTTAAGCGGCGTTAAATTTTTGCGTGTCTCCTCATTCATGTTTTGGAGCACTTTTAGCTCGATGGGCAAACCATGGCAATCCCAACCCGGTACGTAGCGAATTTTGTGGCCTTGGAGCAGTTTGTACTTATTGATGATGTCCTTCAGCACCTTGTTTAAGGCATGACCCATGTGCAGGTCACCATTGGCGTATGGAGGGCCATCGTGGAGCGTGAAAGTATTTCCCGGATTTTCTGCCGCGAGGGTTTCGTAAATCTGCTGCTCCTGCCAGAATTTCTGAATTTCTGGTTCTTTTTTGGGGGCATTTGCCCGCATGTCAAATTTTGTTTTTGGCAGATTAACGGTGTTTTTGTAGCTCTTTGCTTCTGTCACGACGGCAGGGTGGGAGTAGGTTTACAAGTATTTGCTATGTGTGATTTTAACTTGACTCGGCTTGTCTGGGGAGATGTTGCGGGATTCTGAAGACAGGGAGCTTACTGTTCTTGAAATGATGGCAGTTGATTATGTTCTAAAATTTTGCGTAGCTAAAGTAATATGCCTCGGACAAATGTTGAACTTTACCGAAAGTCTCTTTAGACAATCATGGTGGAATTCCTTGAAGCAAATCGCCTCTAAGAAGAACTTCGCAGTACTCCGACCATAGGTAAAAGCTTGCTTGGTGGTGTAGCGAAGCGTGAACAAAGTGAGCAGTTTACACAATGTCTGTTATTATGTAGATATGCTTAATGTGACATGGGAATTCAAGCTAGAGCCAACTGCCGAGCAGGTTGCAGAGATTGAGCGCACTTTAACGGTTTGCCGTAAGGTGTGGAACTTTGCTCTACGAGAGCGCAAGGATTGGCTCAGTTCTCGGAAGTCGCCGATCAATGCTTGCTCGATTCGGCAGGAGTTCATCTTGCCAGCAAGCACCCCTTGTCCGGGGTATCACAACCAAGCCAAAAGCCTGACCATAGCGAAGAAGGGAAATGAGGAGCTGAGGAGCGTAAATGCTCAAGTGCTCCAGCAAGTTCTCAGGAAGCTTGAGCAAGCTTGGGAAGGTTGGTTGCTAAAGCGGTCAGGTTTACCTCGGTTTAAGAACCAGGCTCGGATGCGGAGCTTGGTATTCCCGCAAATGCTGAAGAATCCTGTCAGTACAGAGGGAATCAAGCTGCCTCAGTTGGGTCTGATTAAAGCTCGGTGGTCGCGTCAAATTCCTGATTTGTTTGTCGTCAAGCAAGCAAGGGTTGTCCGCAAGGCATCCGGCTACTTTGTCATGTTGAGTATGCAAGCTGATGTTGATATTCCTGCTGTCCACCCTCACGGGCATCCGGTGGGGATTGATGTTGGCTTAAAATACTTTCTCTCAACTTCTGATGGGGAACAGGTGAAGCGACCTCACTTTTTCAAGAAGCTGCACCGCAAGCTGAAATTGCTGCAACGCAGGCTGAAGAAAAAACAGAAGGGGTCAGCTAATTGGTTGAAACTCCAGAAGAAAATGGCGAGGGTGCATCAACGTATTGCTGATACCCGTAGGGACTGGCATTTTAAGTTGGCTCATCATCTGTGTGACAACGCTGGGATGGTGTTCGTGGAAGATTTGGACTTTCGCATGGTGGCCAAAGGGATGTTAGGTCAGCACACTTTGGATGCTGGTCTAGGTCAGTTCACCCACCAGATTCTCCCTTGGGTTTGTTTCAAGCGGGATGTGTATTACGGCAAGGTGGATGCGCGTGGCACGTCTCAAGAGTGTCCAGATTGTGGAGCGGCGGTCGGGAAAGACTTCTCAATGCGTATCCATCACTGCTACAACTGCGGGTCAGTTAAGCCTCGTGATGTGGCGGCTGCTCAAGTGATTAGTACCCGTGGGCAACGGGAAATCGAAAATGCCTGTGGAGTCGAGGTAGCGGGGGCATCGGTAACGGTGTCTAGCCAACTGGCAGTGAAACAGGAAATCTTTGGGGCGACCCAAGGAATCTCTCTGCATACCCGCTAGGGTGGCTGGGAGAGGGTGTCAATGTCTTGATCTCCATTAACGGCGATCGCCTTGCCCAGCACAATTGTAAAAGATAAGATGCGATGCAAAATGGGTAAGCTATGATCAGCGTTCATCGCTATGATAAAAACGACCTAGCCTATCCACACACTGTGCAAAAAATCACCATGTCGCGCCAGTTTACTCTTCGTTCCACTTTTCCCTTTTGGCTAACCCTGTGCCTATTGTTGAGCCTAGGGAGTGTGGGTGTACTCGGAACCACTCCAGCATTAGCCGAAGGACGTCGACAAAATGCGGCCAAGCAAATGACAAAGCGGGAAGATGGTGATTTCCAGTTACGCCTCGGACAACAGGCAGAACAGCAAGGTCAGCTGGATAAAGCTATTTTTCATTGGCTCAAGGCGGCCAATATTTACCAGCGATTTGGGGACGAAGAAAGTCTAGGACTTACCTATGATTACCTCGGTGAAGCCTATGTTTCCCTTGGGGATATTCGTTCTGCCGAAGATGCTTTCCGCCGTCGCCTAGCTGTTGCTCGGGATCGCGATGATTTGCAGGCTCAGATGTTTGCCCTCAATAACCTTGGGACACTCTTCCTCAAAGAGGGTAATCTCAATATGGCCGAGGAAGTTTTTTCCGATGCCTTGGCGATCGCCCGTTCTGTCGAAAACGCTTTAACAGCAGGCATTAGTCTAAATAATTTAGGGTTAGCAGCAGCACTTCGGGGCAATTATGGTGAAGCGATCAAACGCTACAATACAGCGCTTCTATTCCACCGCGAAGCGAAAAATCCCGCAGGCGAAACCCTAACCTTAACTAATTTGGGGGATGCTTTTCTCTACGCTGGTCAGGGTGACAATGCCATCATCGCCTATACGGATGGTCTTTTAGCCGCCGAAGATATTCGCGATGTTGATAATCAGTTCCGGGCCCTCGAAGGACGTTATCTGACTCGCCGAATGATGGGTCAAACAGACCTTGCTTTTAAGGCTTTAAATCGCTGGTCAAAGTTCGCACGGGAACAAGATAATTTGGCGGAAGAATTTAAAACCATTGAAAATGCAGCGTTCTTTTATGCTGAGCTTGGCGATCGCCAACAATCTGAAGCTTTTTTGATTAGAGCATTAGAGGTGGCAGAACAAATTGGCGCATTGGATCGCATTGCCTTTCTACAGCAAAAATTATTAGAAGTGCAGGCTGCTAGCCGTTAAAATTACCAGCACTCCTAATTTTGGCTAGATTTTGTCTAGCCCTTGAGGGTCTGTATTAATACAGTGGCCTTTAGTTGTCATAGTCAGAATATTTACGTGCCTTTGGTGAGCGTGGAGGCGGCGCTATTTCTTTGGGGTCATCCTTGGGGGGGTCATCGTGACTCTTTTTCATGAAGTAGTAACCAATGGTCAAGGACAGAATAATTGCGGCAATACCAAACATGGTGAGGCTATCTACTTGTTTAAGATCGAGAATAATGACCTTACGGGCGATCGCAATGATAGCGACAGAAAGCACGACTTCAAAGTGATTAT is part of the [Limnothrix rosea] IAM M-220 genome and encodes:
- a CDS encoding RNA-guided endonuclease InsQ/TnpB family protein yields the protein MSSLHNVCYYVDMLNVTWEFKLEPTAEQVAEIERTLTVCRKVWNFALRERKDWLSSRKSPINACSIRQEFILPASTPCPGYHNQAKSLTIAKKGNEELRSVNAQVLQQVLRKLEQAWEGWLLKRSGLPRFKNQARMRSLVFPQMLKNPVSTEGIKLPQLGLIKARWSRQIPDLFVVKQARVVRKASGYFVMLSMQADVDIPAVHPHGHPVGIDVGLKYFLSTSDGEQVKRPHFFKKLHRKLKLLQRRLKKKQKGSANWLKLQKKMARVHQRIADTRRDWHFKLAHHLCDNAGMVFVEDLDFRMVAKGMLGQHTLDAGLGQFTHQILPWVCFKRDVYYGKVDARGTSQECPDCGAAVGKDFSMRIHHCYNCGSVKPRDVAAAQVISTRGQREIENACGVEVAGASVTVSSQLAVKQEIFGATQGISLHTR
- a CDS encoding tetratricopeptide repeat protein, whose amino-acid sequence is MSRQFTLRSTFPFWLTLCLLLSLGSVGVLGTTPALAEGRRQNAAKQMTKREDGDFQLRLGQQAEQQGQLDKAIFHWLKAANIYQRFGDEESLGLTYDYLGEAYVSLGDIRSAEDAFRRRLAVARDRDDLQAQMFALNNLGTLFLKEGNLNMAEEVFSDALAIARSVENALTAGISLNNLGLAAALRGNYGEAIKRYNTALLFHREAKNPAGETLTLTNLGDAFLYAGQGDNAIIAYTDGLLAAEDIRDVDNQFRALEGRYLTRRMMGQTDLAFKALNRWSKFAREQDNLAEEFKTIENAAFFYAELGDRQQSEAFLIRALEVAEQIGALDRIAFLQQKLLEVQAASR
- a CDS encoding phosphate-starvation-inducible PsiE family protein, translated to MLKLFKQYEKLMTQLLMIMLALVIGLATLDIGWMIFHDLILAAPFLLIDSDQLLDVFGLFMLIIIGIELLETIMKTYFVKGNNHFEVVLSVAIIAIARKVIILDLKQVDSLTMFGIAAIILSLTIGYYFMKKSHDDPPKDDPKEIAPPPRSPKARKYSDYDN